The proteins below are encoded in one region of Ferruginibacter lapsinanis:
- a CDS encoding YraN family protein produces the protein MARHNETGTLGETLAVKYLSEKEYSILHQNWRHSHWEVDIIASKENVLHFIEVKTRRGSNYGTPEEKVSRKKIQNLINAAEQYLYLHPEWKRIQFDILAITLSKPVEYFLIEDVYL, from the coding sequence ATGGCCCGACATAATGAAACCGGCACCTTAGGAGAAACGCTGGCCGTAAAATATTTGTCAGAAAAAGAGTACTCTATACTTCATCAAAACTGGCGGCACTCACATTGGGAAGTAGACATAATCGCTTCAAAAGAAAACGTATTGCATTTCATAGAGGTAAAAACCAGAAGAGGTAGCAATTACGGAACCCCCGAAGAAAAGGTAAGCAGAAAAAAAATACAGAACCTCATCAATGCCGCCGAACAGTATCTCTATCTGCATCCCGAATGGAAAAGAATTCAGTTTGATATTCTGGCAATAACGCTGTCGAAACCTGTCGAATATTTTTTGATAGAAGATGTTTATCTATAA
- a CDS encoding 3'-5' exonuclease, with the protein MSLQLSRPIAFIDLETTGVSLTADRIVEVAIIKILPDGTRQVKRKLINPLMPIPPQSTEIHGITDEMVKDAPTFKQAGNELKQFIENCDLGGYNSNRFDIPMLMEEFLRAGLEMDLTTRRMVDVQHIFYTMEPRTLTAAYKFYCQKELVDAHSAEADVDATIDVLLAQMDKYPQLGNTVDSILNSIGEEKIVDYARRFIFDDKNVEVFNFGKHKGRPVADVLKAEPQYYDWMMRGDFPLHTKQKLTEILNKTLLKNN; encoded by the coding sequence ATGTCCTTACAACTTTCCCGCCCGATTGCCTTTATTGACCTAGAAACCACAGGAGTTAGCCTTACAGCAGATAGAATTGTTGAAGTGGCAATCATCAAAATATTACCTGATGGCACAAGGCAGGTAAAACGAAAACTCATCAATCCGTTGATGCCCATTCCCCCGCAATCAACAGAAATTCATGGTATAACAGATGAAATGGTGAAAGATGCGCCTACATTTAAGCAGGCAGGCAATGAATTGAAGCAGTTTATAGAGAATTGTGACCTGGGAGGATATAACAGCAACCGTTTTGATATCCCAATGTTGATGGAAGAGTTTTTAAGAGCAGGATTAGAAATGGATCTGACTACCAGGAGAATGGTAGATGTGCAACATATCTTTTATACGATGGAGCCTCGTACACTGACTGCAGCCTATAAATTTTATTGCCAAAAAGAATTGGTAGATGCACATAGTGCCGAAGCTGATGTGGATGCTACTATTGATGTACTACTGGCGCAAATGGATAAATATCCGCAACTGGGAAATACAGTAGATTCTATTTTAAATTCGATAGGAGAAGAGAAAATAGTTGACTATGCCCGAAGATTTATTTTTGATGATAAGAATGTAGAGGTGTTCAATTTTGGTAAACATAAAGGCAGACCAGTGGCTGACGTTTTAAAGGCTGAGCCTCAATATTATGATTGGATGATGAGAGGTGATTTTCCTCTGCACACTAAACAAAAACTCACTGAAATTTTAAACAAGACACTGTTAAAAAACAACTAA
- the xerD gene encoding site-specific tyrosine recombinase XerD, translated as MWEPYKKGFKAYLQLEKSLSGNSVEAYLHDIEKLTTFLEISNNLKKPNEIELSDLEKFVQWIGELGMTAGSQARIISGIKSFYTYCLLEQITTGNPTALLDAPKLRRKLPDVLSFSEIESIINKTDLSKPEGGRNKAILETLYSCGLRVSEIVNLRISSLYLDVGFIKVIGKGDKERLVPIGSDAIKYINIYKNDIRVHIAIKPGNEDILFLNRRGSKLTRVMIFLIIKALAKEAGITKNISPHTFRHSFATHLVEGGADLRAVQEMLGHESITTTEIYTHLDRDFLRTTLQQFHPAFK; from the coding sequence ATGTGGGAACCCTACAAAAAAGGCTTTAAAGCCTATCTGCAGTTAGAAAAATCTTTAAGCGGCAATTCCGTAGAAGCATACCTGCATGACATTGAAAAACTAACCACCTTCTTAGAGATCAGCAATAATTTAAAAAAGCCGAATGAAATTGAACTGAGTGATCTTGAAAAATTTGTGCAGTGGATCGGTGAATTAGGTATGACCGCAGGGTCGCAGGCCAGAATTATTTCAGGCATAAAAAGTTTTTACACCTACTGTTTACTTGAACAGATAACCACCGGCAATCCTACTGCCCTGCTTGATGCACCTAAACTAAGACGAAAGCTACCGGATGTACTCAGTTTCAGTGAGATCGAAAGTATCATTAATAAAACAGACCTGAGCAAACCTGAAGGAGGCAGAAATAAAGCCATTCTTGAAACCCTGTACAGTTGCGGCCTACGAGTTAGTGAAATAGTTAACTTACGAATCAGCAGTTTGTATCTGGATGTTGGTTTTATCAAGGTAATTGGTAAAGGAGATAAAGAAAGATTAGTACCTATTGGTAGTGATGCTATCAAGTACATCAATATTTACAAAAATGATATCCGTGTACATATTGCCATCAAACCGGGCAATGAAGATATTTTATTCTTAAACCGCCGGGGCAGCAAACTTACCAGGGTAATGATATTCCTTATCATTAAAGCTCTGGCAAAGGAAGCTGGTATTACAAAAAATATTTCGCCACATACATTCCGTCATTCATTTGCTACCCATCTTGTTGAAGGTGGTGCAGATCTTCGAGCCGTACAGGAAATGCTTGGTCATGAAAGCATCACCACAACGGAAATATATACACATCTGGACAGAGACTTTCTTAGAACCACCTTACAGCAATTTCATCCGGCATTTAAATGA
- a CDS encoding TonB-dependent receptor plug domain-containing protein yields the protein MDAIQIKIAEPCHENWQNMTATDKGRYCGACKKEVIDFTSMSDAELINYLSSLKNKNICGSALPQQLDRPIYRLKEPRKPLAWYWNYIMLLLLFFSRSTAKAQVVKGKVMAVPPKELVSVKPSCDVLKNTDTARDKMPEIPIQPNHNDPLSKPEESVDEKQQMRVGGMSVSIVSESSPMYIVDGVVIENLSGVDPKEIESIDVLKDATNAAIYGRMSSNEVVIITTKRRSVKEAAKKIIATIADSLKITPSVSTLKVFPNPVVRGDIFSIEGMVVLGENYLLQVTDVSGNIVFQRSIRSATKRYREQLKAVDKWSSGGYFIQLIDATNKLVSTGRFIVE from the coding sequence ATGGATGCTATACAAATAAAAATTGCAGAACCATGCCATGAGAATTGGCAAAATATGACAGCAACAGACAAAGGACGTTATTGTGGGGCATGTAAAAAAGAAGTGATAGATTTTACTTCAATGAGTGATGCAGAGCTGATCAATTACTTATCATCATTAAAGAATAAAAATATTTGTGGCAGTGCGTTGCCGCAACAATTGGATCGTCCAATTTACAGATTGAAAGAACCACGTAAGCCTTTAGCATGGTATTGGAATTATATTATGTTGTTGCTATTGTTTTTTTCCAGATCCACAGCTAAAGCTCAGGTTGTAAAAGGAAAGGTTATGGCGGTGCCTCCTAAAGAGCTGGTATCTGTAAAGCCCTCATGCGATGTATTGAAGAACACAGATACAGCCCGTGATAAGATGCCTGAGATACCCATTCAACCCAATCATAATGATCCTCTTTCCAAACCCGAAGAATCTGTGGATGAGAAACAGCAAATGAGGGTAGGAGGAATGTCTGTGTCTATTGTTAGTGAATCATCGCCAATGTATATAGTCGATGGCGTGGTCATCGAAAATTTATCAGGTGTTGATCCAAAGGAAATTGAAAGCATAGATGTACTTAAGGATGCGACCAATGCAGCAATATATGGCAGGATGTCTTCCAACGAGGTTGTTATAATCACCACAAAACGCCGATCAGTAAAAGAAGCAGCAAAAAAAATAATTGCCACTATTGCTGATTCATTAAAAATAACTCCTTCGGTAAGTACATTAAAAGTATTTCCCAATCCTGTTGTTCGTGGAGATATATTTTCAATTGAAGGAATGGTAGTTCTCGGAGAAAATTATCTATTACAGGTGACTGATGTAAGTGGCAATATTGTTTTTCAAAGATCAATCCGATCAGCTACAAAGAGATACAGAGAACAACTTAAAGCTGTTGATAAATGGAGCAGTGGCGGCTATTTTATTCAACTCATAGATGCAACAAATAAGTTGGTTAGTACCGGCCGATTCATAGTTGAGTAA
- the rnhA gene encoding ribonuclease HI: protein MSNSIIIYTDGAARGNPGPGGYGTILMWGDVKKELSNGYRHTTNNRMELMAVIAALQALKKENLHITIYSDSSYVVKAVEEGWLKNWIRTDFKGGKKNKDLWRLYHTLSQKHHIKFKWVKGHADNAFNNRCDELATAAADGKHLLIDEGYEQELKANKLL, encoded by the coding sequence ATGTCTAATTCTATTATTATTTATACAGATGGGGCTGCCAGGGGCAACCCGGGGCCTGGTGGCTATGGCACTATATTAATGTGGGGTGATGTAAAAAAAGAACTGTCTAACGGATACCGGCACACGACGAATAACCGAATGGAGCTAATGGCGGTAATAGCAGCATTACAGGCCCTCAAAAAAGAAAACCTGCATATCACTATATACTCGGATAGTTCCTATGTTGTAAAAGCTGTTGAGGAAGGGTGGTTAAAAAACTGGATCAGAACAGATTTTAAAGGGGGTAAAAAAAACAAAGACCTGTGGCGGCTTTACCATACGCTTTCTCAAAAGCACCATATCAAATTCAAATGGGTAAAAGGGCATGCAGACAATGCTTTTAATAACCGTTGTGATGAGTTGGCTACTGCAGCAGCGGATGGAAAACATTTATTGATAGATGAAGGATATGAACAGGAATTAAAAGCAAATAAGTTATTGTAA
- a CDS encoding D-hexose-6-phosphate mutarotase encodes MTIAELNQQHGIAGQVSFSEGTGGLPFVTITNEFATAKISLYGAHVTSYQPKGEKDILWMSEQSAFEAGKPIRGGIPVCFPWFGPHATDTTKPQHGFARLTEWAVKSTATLANGANEIQLSLTSNDETQNMWPFAFSAVITVTVADKLSITLSVKNTGTETFTYTDALHTYFNVSDLSNIDIAGLQNATYLEAGSTEIKTQAEALLLINKEENRRYNNHTGDCIITDKGYNRKISVGKTGSKITVVWNPGEATTKNIGDIPDDGYKTFICVEAVNALDDVVTITPGNEYSTSAVFGLA; translated from the coding sequence ATGACGATCGCTGAACTAAACCAACAACATGGCATAGCCGGGCAAGTGTCTTTTTCTGAAGGAACCGGCGGACTTCCTTTTGTAACCATTACCAATGAATTTGCTACGGCAAAGATCTCATTATATGGTGCACATGTAACCAGTTATCAACCTAAAGGAGAAAAAGATATTTTGTGGATGAGTGAGCAATCTGCATTTGAGGCAGGTAAGCCTATCAGAGGTGGTATACCGGTTTGTTTCCCTTGGTTTGGTCCACATGCTACTGACACCACCAAACCTCAGCATGGTTTTGCAAGATTAACTGAGTGGGCTGTAAAAAGTACTGCTACGTTAGCAAATGGCGCTAATGAAATACAACTGTCATTAACCAGCAATGATGAAACACAAAATATGTGGCCTTTTGCTTTCAGTGCTGTTATAACAGTAACTGTTGCAGATAAATTATCTATTACATTATCTGTAAAAAATACAGGAACAGAAACCTTCACTTATACGGACGCTTTACACACATACTTCAACGTTAGTGACCTTTCAAATATTGATATCGCCGGTTTACAAAATGCCACTTACTTAGAAGCTGGCAGTACAGAAATAAAAACGCAGGCAGAAGCGTTGTTATTAATTAATAAAGAAGAAAATCGTCGTTATAATAATCATACAGGTGATTGTATCATTACCGACAAAGGATATAACAGAAAAATCTCTGTAGGAAAAACCGGCAGCAAAATTACTGTTGTTTGGAATCCGGGTGAAGCTACTACAAAAAATATCGGTGATATTCCTGATGATGGATACAAAACTTTCATCTGTGTAGAAGCGGTAAATGCTCTAGACGATGTAGTGACTATTACTCCGGGGAATGAATATAGCACCTCTGCTGTATTCGGTTTAGCTTAA
- a CDS encoding DinB family protein → MSNEINRIVKLFTAMHHGDCWIGVNFKSATKGLSAAIASRQIPKQTNSIWMLLSHVIYWRTTVINRLNGTLDLPPFPDFALPESFTDENWKQLLKDFEATYHLLLNSINHFPEGKLHEQSPKKEQTYFELIMGCLQHDAYHLGQINLLRNLLV, encoded by the coding sequence ATGAGTAATGAAATTAATCGTATCGTAAAATTATTTACAGCAATGCACCATGGTGATTGCTGGATAGGGGTAAATTTCAAATCTGCTACCAAAGGATTGAGTGCAGCAATTGCCAGCAGGCAAATACCTAAGCAAACTAATAGTATCTGGATGTTGCTGTCGCATGTTATATACTGGCGTACTACCGTTATCAACAGATTAAATGGAACATTGGATCTGCCGCCTTTTCCCGATTTTGCATTGCCCGAATCATTTACGGATGAAAATTGGAAACAATTGTTGAAAGATTTTGAAGCCACTTATCATCTCTTATTGAATTCAATCAATCATTTCCCGGAAGGTAAATTACATGAGCAATCTCCGAAAAAGGAGCAAACTTATTTTGAATTAATCATGGGGTGTCTGCAACACGATGCATATCATTTGGGGCAAATAAACTTATTAAGGAATCTACTTGTTTAG
- a CDS encoding DUF6580 family putative transport protein, giving the protein MKIDRSVLISFLLLIVIASLYRIMPERPLGFAPQIAMALFGGSVIKDRKMSFLLPLLSMLFSDIMYEILYQNGLTTISGFYSGQVLNYILFAGITVIGFGIKKDNLLHIFAGSLIGATAFFLLSNFGVWIGGGLDINNIPYPKTMAGLTNCFTQALPFYKGALLSTVFFSGILFGGYYLANKFWAKPATVIS; this is encoded by the coding sequence ATGAAAATAGATAGATCAGTTCTGATAAGCTTTTTGCTATTGATCGTAATAGCTTCTTTATACCGTATAATGCCTGAAAGACCTTTGGGATTTGCTCCGCAGATAGCGATGGCTTTGTTCGGAGGTTCAGTGATCAAAGATAGAAAGATGAGTTTCTTACTTCCATTGCTTTCAATGCTTTTCTCTGATATTATGTATGAGATTTTATATCAAAACGGATTGACAACTATTTCCGGTTTTTATAGTGGCCAGGTATTGAATTATATTTTATTTGCCGGCATTACTGTAATTGGTTTTGGTATCAAGAAAGATAATTTACTGCACATTTTTGCTGGCTCACTTATTGGTGCTACTGCTTTCTTTCTGTTGTCAAATTTTGGTGTATGGATAGGAGGGGGATTAGATATTAATAACATACCTTACCCTAAAACAATGGCAGGGTTGACAAATTGTTTTACTCAGGCGCTTCCGTTTTATAAAGGCGCTTTATTGTCAACAGTATTTTTTAGTGGGATATTGTTTGGTGGCTACTATCTGGCAAATAAATTCTGGGCAAAGCCTGCAACAGTTATCAGCTAA
- a CDS encoding polyprenol monophosphomannose synthase yields the protein MSYTLSVLEKLVIIPTYNEKENIESIISAVMNLQQGFHVLIIDDGSPDGTANIVKSLFNNYPGTLFLEERKGKLGLGTAYIHGFKWALAREYQYIFEMDADFSHNPADLPRLYEACKNGAGVAVGSRYVKGGNVKNWPANRIALSKGASLYTRIITWMPVKDPTAGFVCYSREFLETLNFSSINFVGYAFQIEMKFAAWKLGFKITEVPITFIDRKLGDSKMNKGIIKEGVLGVIKLRWLSLFKNYRKKVANTYDQNSPSFKQPEVVLEGE from the coding sequence GTGTCATATACTCTTAGCGTATTGGAGAAACTTGTTATTATACCAACTTACAACGAAAAAGAAAATATCGAAAGCATTATCAGTGCGGTCATGAATCTGCAACAAGGGTTTCATGTACTGATCATTGATGATGGGTCTCCTGATGGTACAGCTAATATCGTAAAATCTCTTTTCAACAATTATCCCGGCACTTTATTTTTAGAAGAACGCAAAGGCAAACTTGGCTTAGGTACAGCGTACATACATGGCTTTAAATGGGCTTTGGCAAGAGAGTATCAATACATTTTTGAAATGGATGCTGATTTCTCTCATAATCCTGCTGATCTGCCGAGATTATATGAGGCATGTAAAAATGGTGCAGGTGTTGCCGTAGGATCACGTTATGTGAAAGGGGGTAATGTAAAAAACTGGCCAGCTAACAGGATCGCTTTATCTAAAGGAGCTTCGTTGTATACGAGGATAATTACCTGGATGCCTGTTAAAGATCCAACTGCCGGTTTTGTTTGTTATAGCAGAGAGTTCCTGGAAACACTGAATTTTTCTTCTATCAACTTCGTAGGGTATGCGTTTCAGATTGAAATGAAATTTGCTGCCTGGAAATTAGGTTTCAAAATAACTGAAGTGCCTATTACTTTCATCGATAGAAAATTGGGTGATAGTAAAATGAATAAAGGCATCATTAAAGAAGGGGTTTTAGGTGTAATTAAATTACGCTGGTTAAGTCTTTTCAAAAATTACCGCAAAAAAGTAGCCAATACTTACGATCAAAATTCTCCTTCCTTCAAACAACCCGAAGTGGTGTTGGAAGGTGAATAG
- the purU gene encoding formyltetrahydrofolate deformylase, with protein MSKAPHHILLITCPDRPGIIATVTALLFRHNLNIVVMKEFVDPETNTFFARAEITGELKASSLVKELQKEFDHYSTLIQLKPVSNKNIVLFATKEFHCLSDLIIRHHFKALHANIKAVISNYDTLEAFTSKFDIPFHYISHENKSKEIFEQELIATAQQYKPDYLILAKFMRILSPDFVQQFENKIINIHHSFLPAFVGANPYKQAYERGVKIIGATAHIVNNMLDEGPIITQKIIPVNHEYSVKQMVEAGHEVEKSVLAEALRLVLEDRVFVSNNKTIIFT; from the coding sequence ATGTCGAAAGCTCCTCATCATATATTGTTGATCACTTGTCCGGACAGACCGGGCATCATTGCTACTGTTACGGCTCTTTTATTCAGGCATAATTTGAATATTGTAGTCATGAAGGAGTTTGTAGACCCCGAAACAAATACTTTTTTTGCCCGTGCAGAAATTACAGGAGAACTCAAGGCTTCTTCTTTGGTAAAAGAATTACAAAAAGAATTCGACCACTATAGCACACTTATACAATTAAAACCAGTAAGCAATAAAAACATAGTACTTTTTGCCACCAAGGAATTCCATTGCCTCAGCGACCTGATCATCAGGCATCATTTCAAAGCATTACATGCCAATATCAAAGCTGTTATCAGCAACTATGATACGCTTGAAGCATTTACATCTAAGTTCGATATCCCCTTTCATTATATCAGCCACGAGAATAAGAGCAAAGAAATATTTGAACAGGAATTGATCGCCACAGCACAACAGTACAAACCTGATTATTTGATATTGGCCAAATTCATGCGGATACTATCTCCGGATTTCGTACAGCAGTTTGAAAATAAGATCATCAATATTCATCATTCATTTTTACCGGCATTTGTTGGTGCCAACCCATATAAACAAGCATATGAAAGAGGTGTTAAGATCATTGGGGCTACTGCACATATTGTAAATAATATGCTGGATGAAGGACCGATCATCACTCAAAAAATAATACCTGTAAATCACGAGTATAGTGTAAAACAAATGGTAGAAGCCGGACATGAAGTAGAGAAATCTGTGTTGGCCGAAGCCTTACGATTGGTGTTGGAAGACAGAGTATTTGTTTCTAATAATAAAACGATCATTTTTACATAA
- the ytxJ gene encoding bacillithiol system redox-active protein YtxJ, producing MEWISITDESQIDEIKKLSDQKPQVIFKHSTRCSTSSMAKNRLERSVTPEGVDFYYLDLIAHRNISQKIANDFAVFHESPQVLLIKNGECIFDESHLGISMDEITQQL from the coding sequence ATGGAATGGATCTCAATCACAGATGAAAGTCAAATAGACGAAATCAAAAAACTGTCCGACCAAAAACCTCAGGTAATCTTTAAACATAGTACCCGATGTTCTACCAGTAGTATGGCCAAAAACCGACTGGAAAGAAGTGTTACCCCCGAAGGCGTAGACTTTTACTATCTCGACCTGATTGCACACAGAAATATCTCTCAGAAAATTGCCAATGATTTTGCTGTATTTCACGAATCGCCGCAAGTATTATTAATTAAAAACGGCGAATGTATATTTGACGAAAGTCATCTGGGAATTTCTATGGATGAAATAACACAGCAGTTATAA
- a CDS encoding YkgJ family cysteine cluster protein, with product MQPINLRSFKQKVRINKRRFKSFLTKLEKNPPRGLHKTIDEIDKAVWAETDCLSCGNCCKTMTPTFTPKDIKRISAHFEMTPAEFKDKWLMYEKRDGDWQNKKQPCQFLNLKDNKCSIYEIRPADCAGFPHLTRKKTVDYIHVHQQNIEYCPATYNMVERLKLSLSQAK from the coding sequence ATGCAACCCATTAACCTTCGTTCGTTCAAACAAAAAGTCCGTATCAATAAAAGAAGATTCAAATCTTTTTTAACCAAGTTGGAAAAAAATCCACCAAGAGGATTACATAAAACAATTGACGAAATAGACAAAGCTGTATGGGCTGAAACGGATTGCCTTAGCTGTGGTAATTGTTGTAAAACAATGACACCAACATTTACACCAAAAGATATAAAAAGAATATCAGCTCATTTTGAGATGACGCCTGCCGAGTTTAAAGATAAATGGCTGATGTATGAAAAGCGTGATGGTGATTGGCAGAATAAAAAACAGCCATGTCAGTTTTTGAATCTGAAAGATAATAAGTGTTCAATTTATGAAATACGTCCTGCAGATTGTGCAGGCTTTCCACATCTTACCAGGAAAAAAACGGTTGACTACATTCATGTACATCAACAGAATATTGAGTACTGTCCTGCCACTTATAACATGGTAGAAAGATTGAAACTTTCCTTAAGCCAGGCGAAATAA
- a CDS encoding acyl-CoA carboxylase subunit beta — protein sequence MSIELNKNEDAMKLACSQIRKRLEKIYEGGGKEAIEKQKKRNKLTARERITYLCDNNTPFVEIGAFAGFEMYSEHGGCPGAGTVSGIGYVSGRQCVIIANDQTVKAGAWFPITGKKNLRMQEIAMENKLPVIYLVDSAGVYLPMQDEIFPDKEHFGRIFFNNARMSAMGITQIAAVMGACVAGGAYLPIMSDETLMVEGNGSIFLAGSYLVKAAIGEDIDNEILGGATTHNAISGIADYKFETEHDCLDYIKKTISKLSSPENAGFNKIESIAPKRKEDDIYSIISEGNTKPYDMAEVIDCITDADSFDEFKKEYGKTIICGYGRIEGWAVGIVANQRLIVKTQKGEMQLGGVIYNDSADKAARFIMNCNQKKIPLVFLQDVTGFMVGSRSEHSGIIKDGAKLVNAVANSVVPKITIVIGNSYGAGNYAMCGKAYNPRFIYAWPTAKIAVMGGEQAAKTLLQIQVASMKAKGKEVTAEEEKKLLDEIIDRYNAQTTPYYAAARLWVDDIIDPINTRKLIAEGIAAANHNATIPEFKTGVFQV from the coding sequence ATGAGCATAGAATTAAATAAAAACGAGGATGCAATGAAACTTGCTTGTAGCCAGATAAGAAAGCGGCTTGAAAAAATATATGAAGGCGGAGGCAAAGAGGCTATAGAAAAGCAAAAGAAAAGGAACAAATTAACAGCAAGAGAACGAATTACATATTTGTGCGACAATAATACTCCTTTTGTAGAAATTGGCGCATTCGCAGGTTTTGAGATGTACTCAGAACACGGTGGTTGCCCTGGTGCAGGTACTGTAAGCGGTATAGGCTATGTAAGCGGCAGACAATGTGTAATTATTGCCAATGACCAAACGGTAAAAGCCGGTGCATGGTTTCCGATAACGGGTAAGAAGAATTTACGCATGCAGGAAATAGCCATGGAAAATAAACTCCCGGTAATTTACCTGGTAGATAGTGCCGGAGTATACCTGCCTATGCAGGATGAAATTTTTCCTGATAAGGAACATTTTGGTCGCATTTTTTTCAATAATGCAAGAATGAGTGCAATGGGGATTACGCAGATTGCTGCGGTAATGGGTGCCTGTGTTGCCGGCGGCGCTTACCTTCCTATAATGAGCGACGAAACATTGATGGTTGAAGGCAATGGCTCCATTTTTTTAGCGGGCTCTTATTTGGTCAAAGCCGCTATCGGAGAAGATATTGACAATGAAATATTGGGTGGCGCTACTACACATAATGCGATCAGCGGAATAGCTGACTACAAGTTTGAAACAGAACATGATTGCCTGGATTACATAAAGAAAACGATCAGTAAATTAAGCAGTCCTGAAAACGCTGGATTCAATAAAATTGAAAGCATCGCACCTAAGAGAAAAGAAGACGATATTTATTCCATCATTAGTGAAGGAAATACAAAACCGTATGACATGGCTGAAGTGATCGACTGCATCACAGATGCTGATAGTTTTGATGAATTCAAAAAAGAATATGGTAAAACAATTATCTGTGGATATGGTCGCATTGAAGGCTGGGCGGTGGGTATAGTTGCTAATCAACGATTGATTGTAAAGACCCAAAAAGGTGAGATGCAATTAGGTGGCGTAATTTATAATGACAGTGCCGATAAAGCAGCCCGTTTTATCATGAACTGTAATCAGAAGAAAATACCATTGGTATTTTTGCAGGATGTAACAGGCTTTATGGTTGGTAGCAGAAGTGAACATAGCGGAATCATTAAAGACGGCGCTAAATTGGTAAATGCCGTTGCCAATTCGGTGGTACCAAAAATAACTATTGTGATAGGTAACAGTTACGGCGCAGGTAATTATGCCATGTGTGGTAAAGCGTATAATCCAAGATTTATTTATGCCTGGCCCACTGCAAAGATCGCCGTAATGGGTGGCGAGCAGGCGGCAAAAACTTTACTGCAAATTCAGGTAGCATCAATGAAAGCAAAAGGTAAAGAAGTAACTGCTGAAGAAGAAAAGAAATTACTGGATGAGATCATTGACAGATACAATGCACAAACAACTCCATATTATGCTGCTGCCCGTCTTTGGGTAGATGATATTATCGATCCGATCAACACAAGAAAGTTGATTGCGGAAGGTATTGCAGCCGCTAATCATAATGCAACCATCCCTGAATTTAAAACAGGTGTATTTCAAGTTTAA
- the porL gene encoding type IX secretion system motor protein PorL/GldL, with protein MKIRNFDFFNLFYSFGAAIVLLGALFKVLDTTYADYIFITGLVVEILVFLVSAFLFSKKQKELSWEKVFPELVSESGEPIQSENPANQSVMSLGNNMQELSQNLGDIANSFKQMRNTINNLDSSVSQLENANSGYKEEMQALKKNLADINDYYSDFITALSSKTKRD; from the coding sequence ATGAAGATCAGAAATTTTGATTTCTTTAACTTATTCTATTCTTTTGGTGCTGCAATTGTATTACTCGGGGCCCTTTTCAAAGTTTTAGATACTACCTACGCAGATTATATTTTTATCACAGGACTTGTGGTAGAAATTTTGGTGTTCCTTGTTTCCGCTTTTTTATTCAGTAAAAAGCAAAAAGAGCTTTCCTGGGAAAAAGTTTTTCCGGAACTGGTTAGTGAATCTGGTGAACCTATTCAATCAGAAAATCCGGCTAATCAGAGTGTAATGTCTTTGGGAAACAATATGCAGGAGCTATCTCAAAATTTAGGAGACATAGCTAATTCGTTCAAACAAATGAGAAACACTATCAATAATCTTGATAGTTCTGTATCTCAACTTGAAAATGCAAATTCAGGGTACAAAGAAGAAATGCAGGCGTTGAAAAAGAATTTAGCAGATATCAATGACTACTATTCTGATTTTATTACAGCACTTAGTTCCAAAACCAAAAGGGACTAA